From Chromohalobacter canadensis, one genomic window encodes:
- a CDS encoding DMT family transporter gives MKPIIGAQTSEWQGIGCIVASVFCLSMADALVKYISDDVGVWQLYVLRALLASPLLGLLLGRRGVMRLGRALLRRWVLVRTGLLMAMWLTFYAALPTLTLSMAAVALYTSPLFIALFAAWLAGERLSTGGWLGIVLGFAGVVLILRPGTMHFTPMVALPLLAAVCYALACVVTRVHCRDEAPLVLSGALNLGFLCLGAVGCLWMTLHGQLPADGTTPTFLTAPWRSLPAEAWWLLAGLAILFVLASSTVAKAYQMAPSALIGIFDYTYLIFAAGWGWWLFSETPDVATAVGMLCVGVAGVCVWRATPACMPSVTASVGTETRSGYPAGPPR, from the coding sequence ATGAAGCCGATAATTGGGGCACAAACCTCAGAATGGCAAGGCATCGGTTGTATTGTCGCCTCGGTCTTCTGCCTCTCGATGGCCGACGCTCTGGTTAAGTATATCAGCGATGACGTGGGTGTTTGGCAGCTGTACGTGCTGCGTGCGCTTTTGGCGTCGCCGCTTTTGGGGTTGCTGCTCGGAAGACGTGGCGTGATGCGTCTGGGACGAGCGCTGCTACGCCGCTGGGTGCTGGTCAGAACCGGTTTGTTGATGGCGATGTGGTTGACCTTCTATGCGGCGCTTCCGACGTTGACGCTCTCCATGGCGGCGGTGGCGCTGTACACCTCGCCGCTGTTCATTGCCTTGTTCGCTGCCTGGTTGGCCGGCGAGCGGCTCTCGACAGGAGGCTGGTTGGGGATCGTCTTGGGCTTTGCCGGCGTGGTGCTGATATTGCGCCCGGGGACTATGCATTTCACGCCCATGGTGGCACTGCCGCTGCTGGCGGCGGTGTGTTATGCGCTGGCCTGCGTGGTGACGCGTGTTCATTGCCGCGACGAAGCGCCGTTGGTGCTTTCCGGGGCGCTGAATCTGGGCTTTCTGTGTCTGGGGGCGGTGGGCTGTCTATGGATGACGCTGCACGGGCAGCTACCGGCCGATGGCACCACGCCGACCTTCCTGACGGCGCCCTGGCGTTCGCTTCCAGCCGAAGCCTGGTGGCTACTGGCGGGACTGGCGATACTCTTCGTGCTGGCCAGCAGCACGGTGGCCAAGGCTTATCAAATGGCCCCGTCTGCCTTGATCGGCATTTTCGATTACACGTATCTCATCTTCGCGGCCGGTTGGGGATGGTGGCTGTTCAGCGAGACGCCGGATGTGGCCACGGCGGTGGGCATGTTGTGCGTGGGCGTGGCGGGGGTGTGCGTCTGGCGCGCCACGCCCGCCTGCATGCCGTCCGTTACCGCATCGGTCGGCACCGAGACCCGATCCGGCTATCCGGCGGGACCGCCGAGATAA
- a CDS encoding LysR substrate-binding domain-containing protein produces the protein MNRLGKALPPLASLMPFEAAARLESFSRAADELHLTQAAVSRQIRALEENLGVSLFERRNRGVFLTAAGREFGRAVSTALENVATHANTLREEVHDGVVVLFCQLCEAFYWVMPRLAAFNRQHPEIEVRLVTSTRPVVEHHDYFDVALQTSGRPSGSHALSFTASDEIFPICSPDYLAAQRHPITLANLIEHRLLHHRADAPDWFEWDSWLRAMGNFVPTLGNGMIFDSYPLVLQSALAGHGIALGWRRTAERLVQNGQLVRPVDASLPLSDALSVYTRQGAQSRVETLALLDWLQHEFHADHGGESAF, from the coding sequence ATGAACCGACTAGGCAAGGCCTTGCCCCCGCTCGCCAGCCTGATGCCCTTCGAAGCCGCCGCGCGCCTGGAAAGCTTTTCCCGCGCCGCCGACGAGCTGCATCTCACCCAGGCCGCCGTCAGCCGCCAGATTCGCGCCCTGGAGGAAAACCTCGGCGTATCGTTATTCGAGCGTCGCAACCGGGGTGTCTTCCTCACCGCTGCCGGCCGCGAGTTTGGGCGCGCGGTGAGTACCGCTCTGGAGAACGTCGCCACGCATGCCAATACCTTGCGAGAGGAAGTGCATGACGGAGTGGTAGTGCTTTTCTGCCAGCTCTGCGAAGCCTTCTACTGGGTCATGCCGCGCCTCGCCGCGTTCAACCGGCAACACCCGGAAATCGAGGTACGCCTGGTGACCTCGACACGCCCCGTGGTCGAGCATCACGACTATTTCGACGTCGCGCTGCAGACGAGTGGGCGCCCCAGCGGCAGCCACGCGCTGTCCTTCACCGCATCCGACGAGATTTTCCCCATCTGCAGTCCCGACTATCTCGCCGCACAGCGCCACCCCATCACGCTGGCAAACCTCATCGAGCACCGTTTACTGCACCATAGAGCCGACGCACCGGACTGGTTCGAGTGGGATAGTTGGCTACGCGCCATGGGGAATTTCGTGCCTACCCTAGGAAACGGCATGATTTTCGATAGCTATCCACTGGTCCTCCAATCGGCGCTTGCCGGGCACGGTATCGCCCTGGGCTGGCGACGCACGGCCGAGCGCCTAGTGCAAAACGGCCAGCTCGTGCGCCCGGTCGATGCATCGTTACCGCTCAGCGACGCGCTCTCGGTGTATACACGACAAGGGGCTCAATCGCGGGTGGAAACCCTGGCACTGCTGGACTGGCTGCAGCACGAATTCCATGCCGATCATGGCGGTGAGAGCGCCTTTTAA
- a CDS encoding exopolysaccharide biosynthesis protein encodes MRALYEVSPSPKLLSIIFGAIGIVLAQRQPQGVGLSGKAFQRAGTYLVALFCFLIALAMPLMEVVPFSANGAGLALMMFGLSLMANDGLWALLALILTGGTVGVVIVALL; translated from the coding sequence ATGAGGGCACTATACGAGGTCTCGCCGTCGCCGAAGTTGCTTTCGATCATTTTCGGTGCGATCGGTATCGTCCTTGCTCAAAGGCAACCGCAAGGTGTCGGCTTGAGCGGTAAGGCCTTCCAACGTGCTGGCACCTATCTCGTGGCGCTTTTCTGCTTTCTCATTGCCCTGGCGATGCCACTGATGGAAGTGGTGCCTTTCTCGGCCAATGGCGCGGGGCTTGCCTTGATGATGTTCGGCTTGTCGCTGATGGCCAACGATGGCCTCTGGGCGCTGCTGGCGCTGATCCTCACCGGCGGCACGGTCGGCGTGGTGATCGTCGCTTTGTTGTAA
- the hemN gene encoding oxygen-independent coproporphyrinogen III oxidase gives MNQTQVFDRALVSKYDFPGPRYTSYPTAPQFHESFAKDDYRQAIETSNGDPLPKPLSVYVHIPFCMSLCYYCACNKIITRKAEKAAEYLDYLQREIALQAELFDADRRLTQLHLGGGTPTYFTDEQLAELMGALRQAFRFDTRSAHEFSVEVDPRTVTPERLHGLRQLGFNRLSFGLQDFDPDVQAAVNRIQSEAQVRALVEAAREADFDSISVDLIYGLPLQTVESFDATLSKAIDIRPDRIASYSYAHLPSRFKAQRLIRPEHMPPPERKLELLELTIQRLTAAGYIYIGMDHFALPDDELAQARQNGTLQRNFQGYSTHADCDLIGLGISAIGKVADSYSQNAKTLSRYYACLDADRLPVERGYRLDDDDRLRRDVIMALMCHGRIDMAHCECRYDIEFARYFADSLDQLSGHIADGLVAIEEGTVRLLPQGKLMMRSVAMAFDAYLGEGQRGLFSRTV, from the coding sequence ATGAACCAAACGCAGGTCTTCGACCGTGCCCTGGTCAGCAAGTACGACTTCCCCGGGCCACGCTATACGTCCTACCCGACCGCACCGCAGTTCCATGAATCCTTCGCGAAGGACGACTACCGGCAAGCCATCGAGACGAGCAACGGCGACCCGTTGCCCAAGCCATTGTCGGTCTATGTCCATATCCCGTTCTGCATGAGCCTGTGCTACTACTGCGCCTGCAACAAAATCATTACCCGGAAGGCCGAGAAAGCCGCCGAGTACCTTGATTACCTGCAGCGCGAGATCGCCCTGCAGGCCGAACTGTTCGACGCCGACCGTCGGCTGACCCAGCTCCACCTGGGCGGCGGCACGCCGACCTACTTCACCGACGAGCAGCTCGCCGAGCTGATGGGCGCCTTGCGCCAGGCTTTTCGCTTCGATACCCGTAGTGCGCATGAGTTTTCCGTGGAAGTAGACCCGCGCACGGTCACGCCCGAACGGCTTCACGGCCTGCGGCAACTGGGCTTCAACCGCCTGAGCTTCGGGCTGCAGGATTTCGACCCGGACGTGCAGGCCGCCGTCAATCGCATCCAGAGCGAAGCCCAGGTCCGCGCTCTGGTCGAGGCGGCTCGCGAGGCCGATTTCGATTCGATCAGCGTCGACCTGATCTATGGCCTGCCACTGCAGACCGTGGAGAGCTTCGACGCCACGCTGAGCAAGGCCATCGACATCCGCCCGGACCGCATCGCCTCCTACAGCTATGCTCACCTGCCCAGCAGGTTCAAGGCGCAACGCTTGATTCGCCCCGAGCACATGCCGCCGCCGGAGCGCAAGCTGGAACTGCTTGAGCTGACCATCCAGCGCCTGACCGCCGCGGGTTACATCTACATCGGGATGGATCACTTCGCGCTGCCCGATGACGAACTCGCCCAGGCCCGCCAAAACGGCACCTTGCAACGCAACTTCCAGGGCTACTCCACGCATGCCGACTGCGACTTGATCGGCCTGGGTATCTCCGCCATCGGCAAGGTGGCCGACAGCTACAGCCAGAATGCCAAGACGCTTTCCCGATACTATGCTTGCCTCGATGCCGACCGCCTGCCGGTCGAGCGCGGCTACCGACTCGATGACGATGACCGCCTGCGCCGTGATGTGATCATGGCCCTGATGTGCCATGGCCGTATCGACATGGCACATTGCGAATGCCGCTACGATATCGAATTCGCTCGCTACTTCGCCGATTCGCTGGATCAGCTTTCCGGGCATATCGCCGATGGCCTGGTGGCGATAGAGGAAGGCACGGTGAGGCTATTGCCCCAGGGGAAACTGATGATGCGCAGCGTAGCCATGGCCTTCGACGCCTACTTGGGCGAGGGCCAGCGCGGCCTGTTTTCGAGAACCGTGTGA
- a CDS encoding NnrS family protein — protein sequence MNDTTSLRHDDGPVLLAFAFRPFFLLTALYAAGLVAAWVAFLFGGLPLPLGVNPIQWHAHELLFGMVPAAIAGFLLTAMCNWTGASPLKSGGLLALILLWTAGRAAMWLSGWLPLWLVAAIDLAFLPAMAAYVARVLLRHGNYRNLVLVALLSLLTGANLLMHLGFSGLWLGGGRLGEILALDLIATLMVVIGGRITPAFTANWLRMQGKDPTQVRRSEALDRAAFWSMVAILPVDLAMPFSVLTSLMALFAALVNGWRLHAWRGWKASGEPLIWILHFAMAWIVVALLLKAMTPWLALSPSVWMHAMGAGAGGTLILGVMTRVAVGHTGRPMRLPRLAIWIYIAVITAGAVRVIGAFVPQLAYPALTVSAVAWVVAFLLFVLIYWPILSRPRADGRPG from the coding sequence ATGAATGACACGACCAGCCTCCGCCATGACGACGGCCCCGTGCTGCTCGCCTTTGCGTTCCGGCCTTTCTTCCTGCTCACCGCGCTCTACGCGGCGGGCCTGGTGGCGGCATGGGTCGCCTTCCTGTTCGGCGGGCTGCCCCTACCGCTGGGCGTGAATCCAATCCAGTGGCATGCGCACGAACTGCTCTTCGGCATGGTGCCGGCGGCCATCGCGGGCTTCCTGCTCACCGCGATGTGCAACTGGACGGGAGCGTCGCCTCTGAAGAGTGGCGGCCTGCTGGCGTTGATTCTGCTATGGACAGCGGGGCGGGCGGCAATGTGGCTGTCGGGCTGGCTGCCGCTGTGGCTGGTCGCGGCGATCGACCTGGCCTTCCTGCCGGCAATGGCGGCCTATGTCGCGCGAGTACTGCTGCGGCATGGCAATTACCGCAATCTGGTGCTGGTTGCGCTGCTTTCCCTGCTCACCGGAGCCAACCTGTTGATGCACCTGGGGTTCAGTGGGCTCTGGCTTGGCGGGGGACGGCTGGGTGAAATCCTGGCGCTGGATCTGATTGCCACGCTCATGGTCGTAATCGGCGGTCGGATCACACCGGCGTTCACTGCCAACTGGCTACGCATGCAGGGCAAGGACCCCACCCAGGTGAGACGCTCGGAGGCGCTGGATCGTGCGGCCTTCTGGAGTATGGTCGCTATACTGCCGGTCGACTTGGCGATGCCGTTTTCCGTGCTAACCAGCCTCATGGCATTGTTCGCCGCACTCGTCAATGGTTGGCGACTCCATGCTTGGCGGGGTTGGAAGGCCTCGGGGGAGCCCCTCATATGGATTCTTCACTTTGCCATGGCCTGGATTGTCGTTGCCCTGCTTCTCAAGGCGATGACGCCTTGGTTGGCGCTATCTCCCAGTGTCTGGATGCACGCGATGGGGGCCGGAGCAGGCGGTACCTTGATACTGGGCGTGATGACCCGTGTAGCGGTGGGGCATACGGGGCGGCCAATGCGTCTGCCGCGTTTGGCGATATGGATCTATATCGCTGTCATCACTGCGGGGGCGGTGCGAGTGATTGGGGCCTTCGTGCCGCAACTGGCCTATCCTGCGCTCACCGTCTCGGCAGTGGCCTGGGTGGTTGCTTTTCTACTTTTCGTGCTTATCTACTGGCCGATCCTGAGCCGACCACGCGCTGACGGGCGCCCCGGCTGA
- a CDS encoding SirB2 family protein: MDYSLIKQLHITAAALSLALFSLRAWWSVRESPRRRQRWVKVLPHLIDTVLLAAGITLMVMSKAWPTQQPWLAAKLIGLVAYIVVGTLAIKRGRTATLRAVASLVAIVIFLYIVGAAMNHHPLSWLAGV; this comes from the coding sequence GTGGACTATTCCCTGATCAAGCAACTCCACATCACCGCCGCTGCTCTCAGTCTGGCGCTATTCAGCCTGCGCGCCTGGTGGTCGGTAAGGGAGTCGCCGCGACGTCGGCAGCGCTGGGTGAAGGTGTTGCCGCATCTAATCGATACGGTACTGCTGGCGGCGGGTATCACACTGATGGTCATGTCGAAAGCCTGGCCTACCCAGCAACCGTGGCTGGCGGCCAAGCTGATCGGCCTGGTGGCCTACATCGTCGTTGGCACCCTGGCCATCAAGCGCGGCAGGACAGCGACCCTTCGCGCCGTGGCGTCACTCGTAGCCATCGTCATCTTCCTGTACATCGTCGGCGCGGCGATGAACCACCATCCACTTTCCTGGCTGGCAGGTGTCTGA
- the nirK gene encoding copper-containing nitrite reductase: protein MNRVPRRLIAGMLVLLTGLACATGFASSEGESVPGDATPDVSYTLRTALTDGRLAFVGATGSIKGQVNPDLNAPEGAIVRIKLINGDGVIHDIVVPEFGADSGKISTRGAAATIVFKADRNGTFTYYCSLPGHKAMGMLGRLVVGEAREALADDTGTIAQDPTAVGQPVGTRAPRHVTLDLETSEVVGRLADGSSYSYWTFDGKVPGPLLRVRVGDRVTVNLSNDERSEHVHSIDLHAATGPGGGAAVTQVAPGQTRHFTFKALAPGLYVYHCATPMVAQHIANGMYGMILVEPEGGLPPVDREFYVMQGELYTRERHGSPGLQELSLDKLLDERPEYFTFNGAVGALTETHELQAQVGDTVRIFFGVGGPNATSSFHVIGETFDRVYSQGSLTSPPLTDVQTTTVAPGGAVMVEFKVDYPGRYKLVDHALARVEKGLVGFLTVHGDSNDEIFQAPHDLAH, encoded by the coding sequence ATGAATAGAGTTCCCCGTCGGTTGATTGCTGGCATGCTTGTGCTGTTGACCGGACTGGCGTGCGCAACCGGCTTCGCGTCGTCCGAGGGCGAGTCGGTTCCCGGCGATGCGACGCCGGACGTGAGCTACACGCTGCGTACCGCGCTCACTGACGGCCGATTGGCATTCGTCGGCGCCACCGGCTCCATAAAGGGGCAGGTCAATCCCGACCTGAACGCTCCCGAGGGCGCCATCGTCCGGATCAAGCTGATCAATGGGGACGGAGTCATCCACGACATCGTGGTACCCGAGTTCGGTGCCGATTCGGGAAAGATCAGCACCCGGGGGGCGGCGGCCACGATCGTCTTCAAGGCCGACAGGAACGGGACCTTCACGTACTACTGCTCGCTGCCCGGCCACAAGGCGATGGGTATGCTCGGCCGCCTTGTCGTTGGCGAAGCACGGGAAGCGTTGGCTGACGACACGGGCACCATCGCGCAGGACCCCACGGCGGTGGGCCAGCCGGTCGGCACGCGCGCGCCTCGGCATGTCACGCTTGACCTGGAAACCAGCGAGGTCGTCGGCCGGCTTGCCGATGGCTCCAGCTACAGCTACTGGACCTTCGATGGCAAGGTGCCCGGCCCCCTGCTGCGTGTGCGGGTCGGCGACCGGGTGACCGTCAACCTGAGCAACGACGAGCGCAGCGAACATGTTCATTCGATCGACCTGCATGCCGCCACCGGCCCCGGCGGCGGCGCAGCGGTCACGCAGGTTGCCCCGGGTCAAACCAGGCACTTTACCTTCAAGGCCCTGGCACCGGGGCTCTATGTCTATCACTGCGCCACGCCGATGGTCGCTCAGCATATCGCCAACGGCATGTACGGCATGATCCTGGTCGAGCCCGAAGGCGGTCTGCCGCCGGTGGACAGGGAGTTCTATGTCATGCAGGGCGAGCTCTACACCCGCGAACGCCACGGCAGCCCAGGACTACAGGAGCTATCGCTCGACAAGCTGCTCGACGAGCGTCCCGAGTATTTCACGTTCAACGGCGCGGTGGGCGCCCTGACCGAAACCCACGAGCTGCAAGCCCAGGTCGGCGATACCGTGCGCATCTTCTTCGGCGTCGGCGGCCCCAACGCGACATCGAGCTTTCATGTGATCGGCGAGACATTCGACAGGGTTTACAGCCAGGGGTCGTTGACCAGCCCGCCATTGACCGACGTGCAGACCACGACGGTCGCCCCGGGCGGCGCCGTCATGGTCGAATTCAAGGTCGACTACCCGGGCAGGTACAAGCTTGTCGATCACGCTCTGGCCCGGGTCGAGAAAGGCCTCGTGGGCTTTCTGACGGTGCACGGCGACAGCAACGACGAGATCTTCCAGGCCCCGCACGATCTCGCGCATTGA
- a CDS encoding oxygen-independent coproporphyrinogen III oxidase: protein MTRSLDPVLLDKHDRPAPDYGIFPGLVRFPEKLTVADYRLAAHGSNEDPIPKPLTVHVHVPAGLGHEADGATRYLACLKREMAIQGSLFDDDRRIERLVLAGGGVRRLDDDQLAGLLTELHRHFGLKRSRDRVFALRIGPNGLSPQRLTDLIALGFNRLAIDMQGARASAVDRLLEIKSTARPAYLHPPTVELGLRLPGRTSAGFSALLEGLVCLRPERISLSREAGRCTVAWPGFPGASAAGDQSGTPMRHATLGLLAQGVERLAREGYEHAGTGRFLLANDSSISACRDELEHETDCIGLGAGAISHVADGYYQNARELSDYHARLDAGELAVCRGYELNADDRVRNDVIQHLMARGSVRYATIEKRHRIVFRNYFAPELQALQEMAGDGLVDIRRDSMTLTPSGRLLTNRLAMIFDGAFGDPRPRYLQMI from the coding sequence ATGACCCGCTCCCTCGATCCCGTTCTCCTGGACAAGCATGATCGGCCGGCTCCGGACTACGGGATCTTTCCCGGCCTGGTCCGCTTTCCTGAAAAGCTCACGGTAGCCGATTACCGGCTGGCGGCGCATGGCAGCAACGAAGACCCCATCCCCAAGCCATTGACGGTCCATGTTCATGTGCCCGCCGGGTTGGGGCACGAGGCCGACGGGGCGACTCGTTACCTGGCTTGTCTCAAGCGTGAAATGGCAATTCAGGGAAGCCTGTTCGATGACGATCGTCGAATCGAGCGGCTTGTTCTGGCCGGGGGTGGAGTGAGGCGTCTTGACGACGACCAGTTGGCCGGCCTGCTTACCGAGCTGCATCGCCATTTCGGGCTGAAGCGCAGCCGCGACAGGGTCTTTGCGCTGCGCATCGGTCCGAACGGTCTGTCACCGCAGCGCCTGACCGATCTGATTGCCCTGGGCTTCAACCGGCTCGCTATCGATATGCAGGGCGCCAGGGCCTCGGCGGTGGATCGCTTGCTCGAGATCAAATCCACGGCTCGCCCCGCTTATCTTCACCCGCCCACTGTCGAGCTGGGGCTGCGACTGCCTGGGCGGACGTCAGCGGGTTTCTCGGCACTGCTCGAAGGCCTGGTATGCCTGCGCCCAGAGCGTATCAGTCTGTCTCGCGAAGCAGGCCGCTGCACAGTCGCCTGGCCAGGGTTTCCCGGCGCTTCGGCAGCCGGCGATCAGAGCGGCACGCCCATGCGCCATGCCACCCTGGGCCTCCTTGCACAGGGCGTGGAGCGACTGGCCCGGGAGGGGTACGAGCATGCAGGCACGGGGCGCTTTCTACTGGCAAACGACTCGTCGATCAGCGCGTGTCGCGATGAACTCGAGCATGAGACCGACTGTATCGGGCTCGGGGCCGGTGCGATCAGCCATGTCGCCGATGGGTACTACCAGAATGCACGGGAACTGTCGGACTATCACGCCCGCCTGGATGCCGGTGAGCTGGCCGTCTGCCGGGGCTATGAGCTGAACGCCGATGATCGGGTGAGGAACGATGTCATCCAGCACCTCATGGCAAGGGGCAGCGTACGTTATGCGACTATCGAGAAACGTCATCGCATCGTATTCCGCAACTATTTTGCGCCGGAGTTGCAGGCCCTGCAGGAGATGGCCGGCGATGGCCTGGTCGATATCCGACGCGATAGCATGACGCTGACGCCATCGGGACGGTTGCTGACGAACCGTCTCGCCATGATCTTCGACGGCGCCTTCGGCGATCCGCGGCCCCGATACTTGCAGATGATCTGA
- the fnr gene encoding fumarate/nitrate reduction transcriptional regulator Fnr, with the protein MTRIATLSESRDSCHNCRLRTLCLPDNLPKDDIGKLEGIVQRRKPVSRGDYLFQAGQRFNSIYAVRTGAVKTSTLMANGDEHISGFHLPGEVIGLDAIVSRDHPSSAIALETASICEIPYAELETLSDHTPSLQHRLMRIMSRELLAEQSTNHLLSRRSAEQRLAVVLLKFSERFAERGLSALRFRLPMSRLDLGNYLGLVPETMSRTFRRLEEQGLVGIAGKEIEIVDSGAMRALAFGAEGSQVARA; encoded by the coding sequence ATGACCCGCATTGCCACGCTGAGCGAATCGCGCGATAGCTGCCACAACTGTCGCCTGCGCACGCTGTGCCTGCCCGACAACCTGCCGAAGGATGACATCGGCAAGCTGGAAGGGATCGTGCAGCGTCGCAAGCCGGTGTCCCGGGGTGACTATCTGTTCCAGGCCGGGCAGCGGTTCAACTCGATCTACGCGGTGCGCACCGGGGCCGTGAAGACCTCGACCCTGATGGCCAATGGCGACGAACATATCTCGGGGTTTCATCTGCCGGGTGAAGTCATCGGCCTGGATGCCATCGTCTCGCGGGATCACCCGTCGAGCGCGATCGCCCTGGAAACGGCCAGCATCTGCGAGATTCCCTACGCCGAACTGGAAACCCTGAGCGATCACACGCCGTCCCTGCAGCATCGGCTGATGCGCATCATGAGCCGCGAACTGCTCGCCGAGCAGAGCACCAATCATCTACTCTCGCGTCGTTCCGCCGAACAGCGCCTGGCCGTCGTGCTGCTCAAGTTCTCGGAGCGCTTCGCCGAACGGGGTCTCTCGGCGCTGCGCTTTCGCCTGCCGATGTCGCGCCTCGACCTGGGCAACTACCTGGGCCTGGTGCCCGAGACCATGAGTCGCACCTTCCGCCGCCTGGAGGAGCAGGGCCTGGTCGGCATCGCCGGAAAGGAGATCGAGATCGTCGATAGCGGTGCGATGCGGGCACTGGCCTTCGGCGCGGAAGGCTCGCAGGTGGCGCGGGCCTGA